The Alnus glutinosa chromosome 7, dhAlnGlut1.1, whole genome shotgun sequence genome includes a region encoding these proteins:
- the LOC133873586 gene encoding dihydrofolate reductase-like: MEGTREKKMKILCLHGFRTSGSILKHQISKWDPSIFAQFDMVFPDGIFPATGKSEVEGVFPPPYFEWFQFNKEFTEYTNLEECITFLCEYITSKGPFAGLLGFSQGATLSALLLGYQAQGILLKEHPPIKLFVSISGSKFRDPRICEVAYKESIKAKSVHFIGAKDRLKLPSHELAAAFDNPLIITHPQGHTVPRLDEVATEQLRSWTAEIIECKNCAADKKHVLENGEPTVDIDQEKQREEARKSVDIVEAAQA, translated from the exons ATGGAAGGCACAAGagaaaagaagatgaagatactATGCCTCCATGGCTTTCGGACCAGTGGGAGTATCCTCAAACACCAAATTAGCAAATGGGATCCTTCTATCTTCGCTCAATTTGACATG GTGTTTCCAGACGGTATTTTTCCTGCCACGGGAAAATCCGAGGTAGAAGGCGTCTTCCCACCGCCTTATTTTGAGTGGTTCCAGTTTAACAAG GAATTCACCGAATACACAAACTTGGAGGAATGCATCACTTTCTTATGTGAATACATAACAAGCAAAGGTCCTTTTGCTGGTTTGCTTGGCTTCTCTCAG GGTGCAACACTGTCGGCCCTTCTACTAGGCTACCAGGCACAA GGAATACTGTTGAAAGAGCATCCGCCCATTAAACTGTTCGTATCAATATCAGGGTCCAAGTTCAGAGACCCACGCATATGTGAGGTTGCATACAAGGAGAGCATCAAGGCTAAATCTGTCCACTTCATAGGAGCCAAAGATCGGTTGAAACTGCCTTCCCATGAGCTCGCTGCCGCTTTTGACAACCCTCTCATCATAACCCATCCCCAGGGCCACACTGTCCCGAGATTag ATGAGGTTGCCACCGAGCAGTTGCGCAGTTGGACAGCAGAAATCATCGAATGCAAAAATTGTGCTGCGGATAAGAAGCATGTCCTGGAAAATGGAGAACCAACAGTTGATATTGATCAGGAGAAACAGCGAGAAGAAGCGCGCAAGTCTGTTGATATTGTAGAGGCAGCCCAAGCCTGA